The Tenebrio molitor chromosome 5, icTenMoli1.1, whole genome shotgun sequence genome has a segment encoding these proteins:
- the LUBEL gene encoding uncharacterized protein LUBEL isoform X5, whose translation MNNKNDNKWRPMAISNPSTRLRLARNMPQWVYKSGSGAPPPPVPAEEKPRQSFSKNSQEPDYEVIEFGQQYSNAPPLPVKNETQRSDGRHCQLCGTSNPSIRCDQCFQIFCLSCDDMYHRHPKRQTHYRRPLDASVRPPLPPKGESHSAPVPPPRRHRRAGSIGPSPCPSPTPSRHNQGLPRKESSFSFKDKMNSLKRMVGTRPLPPTPTSPTHSSPRQFTSSPPNFDRYNRGFEVPSPSPSLQQRYRQHQLAMRGTTPNLSSTGSDFDKPPSRDSGYPDWETEQWNSRFRSGSISGSDSGNRMRKLSNTSCPPPRTLPHSASVFDLNNTMPPHHHHHGFMPMQQAQSMAQLNCPTCYQGSWMDCAMCDQRTGSNLSLNVAPPPYPMNPMWMGTWHGPPPSAMYPYPVPMGHVHHHSRPPSPTHSVKSRKSSMSKKGRKKYREVEETDDEDDMEDRRSIFSHNDRNERKSLGGRFPERQRPSRDTSSVPREIARRNTIDRVERISNVRSRPSVRQSSSESDDEHSESQKEESEIVEEGSEQDTGPKPLPELPNANWECEHCTFVNEAGTKVCLVCCKTASVNVKLVQNEESQNLAPKNLPKSKQNKEQNKLQRSRSSDDYSKDYSETESLLNKLGKLKTSEPPKEVPAEPKKGKDGCVSPSASELEDKAPIVSLENGVPGSAVNSSVGTDDSAKDKVTMSTGTSPPPQNMSTQTYEDVAPPGEVPKSPRGRPTSRNNRRRDLRRSNSLHMGTQRRGSEWSLHRSSSRQSFTTDSQSLPGSREQSPSPYDYGDDNVERLLSRDRRPTTNRSYYSIMDLRKPELYRNDPSFYRNDYPSHRPRADSFDFAENGFHSFKMQGMELVKLLREAEQYKYTADEVQAALAHCKDANPIDWLRQNWDATIASVQTLATQMGREGPMNIVGTVSEEEARAALRLHKGNLWPAVTDCVEQRQRKYAELAARGEFSREDILTVLTANHGDLEAAFNELSKTQLKPFLMRIWGPPVGTENEAGNQGATLEKIRGEDVENQRADKEMAKARQARRFLAEGQVKNYQQAELAVSLMALKFSAEEALEAVHDCQTLDAAIAYLQQDCELCAGKYPVNQIVSMLKCTHRCCQECAKNYFTVQVTDRTIMDCSCPFCKQPELTSSEISEDEVSDYFGNLDILLKGILDATVHELFQRKLRDRTLMQDPNFKWCVKCSSGFIANPRQRRLICPDCKTMTCANCRRTWEKQHEGISCEKFAEWKDANDPENQATAVAKHLAENGIDCPKCKFRYSLARGGCMHFTCTQCKHEFCYGCGKPFMMGAKCGVSQYCGKLGLHAHHPRNCLFYLRDKEPAELQRLLKEHKIPFDTEKKEENAAAAAKCPVPLQRETPNGLIDTVCNNEVTPGQGGLCRLHYVEYLVGLIGRHKLDPVTILDLVEVGQELRRRGKELPERSASCNDQEYRLICVKIVKEQIPLD comes from the exons ATGAAC aataaaaacgaTAACAAATGGAGGCCCATGGCCATTTCCAACCCATCGACGCGTCTGAGACTCGCCAGGAATATGCCGCAATGGGTG TACAAGAGCGGGTCGGGGGCACCGCCTCCGCCGGTGCCGGCAGAAGAGAAGCCGCGCCAGTCGTTCTCCAAGAACTCGCAAGAACCCGACTATGAGGTCATCGAGTTTGGACAGCAGTACTCCAACGCGCCTCCGCTGCCGGTCAAAAATG AGACACAAAGGAGCGACGGGAGACACTGCCAGCTGTGCGGCACCTCCAACCCTTCGATCAGATGCGACCAGTGCTTCCAGATCTTCTGCCTTTCTTGCGACGACATGTACCATCGACACCCCAAACGACAGACCCACTATCGTCGG CCCCTGGACGCGTCCGTCCGTCCGCCGCTGCCCCCCAAGGGAGAGTCCCACTCGGCGCCGGTGCCGCCCCCACGTCGCCATCGCCGCGCCGGCTCCATCGGTCCGTCCCCATGTCCCAGCCCTACCCCGTCGAGACACAACCAG GGGTTGCCGCGCAAGGAGAGTTCCTTCTCCTTCAAGGACAAGATGAACAGTTTGAAACGTATGGTGGGGACGAGACCGCTGCCCCCGACTCCCACCTCACCAACCCACTCTT CGCCTCGCCAGTTCACCTCGAGCCCTCCCAACTTCGATCGGTACAATCGAGGTTTCGAAGTACCCAGTCCTAGTCCTTCGCTGCAGCAGAGGTACCGCCAGCACCAACTGGCAATGCGCGGAACCACCCCGAACCTGTCTAGTACTGGCTCCGACTTCGACAAG CCGCCTAGTCGCGACAGCGGTTACCCCGACTGGGAGACCGAACAGTGGAACTCCCGCTTCCGCTCTGGGAGCATTTCCGGTTCTGACAGCGGCAACCGCATGAGGAAGTTGAGCAACACGTCTTGCCCACCACCCAGGACGCTTCCGCACAGCGCTTCCGTCTTCGACTTGAACAACACAATGCCACCCCATCACCACCACCACGGTTTCATGCCCATGCAACAG GCTCAGTCGATGGCCCAACTGAACTGTCCCACTTGTTACCAAGGGTCCTGGATGGACTGCGCAATGTGCGACCAAAGAACTGGAAGCAACTTGAGTCTCAACGTGGCACCGCCCCCGTACCCCATGAATCCCATGTGGATGGGGACTTGGCACGGGCCTCCACCGTCAGCGATGTACCCATATCCGGTACCAATGGGACACGTGCACCACCATTCGCGGCCGCCGTCACCGACGCACAGCGTCAAGTCGAGGAAATCTTCCATGAGTAAAAAGGGGCGGAAGAAGTACCGAGAAGTGGAAGAGACAGATGATGAAGACGACATGGAAGACAGGAGGTCCATCTTCAGTCATAACGACAGAAACGAGAGGAAGTCGCTCGGAGGGAGATTCCCCGAGAGGCAGCGACCCTCGAGAGACACGTCTTCGGTGCCGCGAGAGATCGCCAGGAGAAACACGATCGACAGAGTGGAAAGAATTTCGAACGTGCGAAGCAGGCCCAGCGTCCGCCAGTCTTCCAGCGAGAGCGACGACGAACACTCGGAGAGCCAGAAGGAAGAGAGCGAGATCGTGGAAGAGGGCTCGGAGCAGGACACCGGTCCTAAGCCCTTGCCGGAACTACCGAACGCGAACTGGGAGTGCGAGCACTGCACGTTCGTCAACGAAGCCGGCACGAAAGTGTGTCTGGTTTGCTGCAAGACCGCCAGCGTGAACGTCAAACTGGTCCAGAACGAGGAGAGTCAGAATCTGGCACCGAAAAACCTGCCAAAGTCGAAGCAGAACAAAGAACAGAACAAGTTGCAAAGGAGCAGGTCGAGCGACGATTACAGTAAAGATTACAGCGAGACCGAGTCGCTGTTGAACAAGCTCGGCAAGCTAAAAACGAGTGAACCCCCGAAAGAAGTGCCGGCAGAGCCGAAGAAAG GAAAAGACGGCTGCGTGTCTCCGAGTGCGAGTGAACTGGAAGACAAAGCTCCGATCGTGTCGTTGGAAAACGGTGTGCCGGGCAGTGCGGTTAACTCGAGTGTCGGTACTGACGATAGTGCTAAAGACAAAGTGACGATGTCGACTGGGACCTCGCCGCCGCCCCAGAACATGTCCACCCAA ACCTACGAGGACGTCGCCCCGCCGGGGGAAGTCCCCAAGTCGCCGAGAGGTCGTCCCACCAGCCGCAACAACCGCAGGAGGGACTTGCGCCGCTCGAACTCCCTGCACATGGGCACCCAGAGGCGCGGCTCCGAGTGGTCGCTCCATCGGTCCTCCAGCCGCCAGTCCTTCACCACAGACTCCCAG AGCTTGCCAGGTAGTAGAGAACAGAGTCCTTCGCCCTACGACTACGGAGACGACAACGTCGAGCGTCTCCTGTCGAGGGACAGAAGACCAACGACCAACCGCTCCTATTACAGCATCATGGACTTGAGGAAACCTGAACTGTACAGGAACGACCCGTCATTTTACAGG AACGACTACCCAAGTCACCGCCCCAGGGCCGACTCGTTCGACTTCGCCGAGAACGGCTTCCACAGCTTCAAGATGCAAGGAATGGAGCTGGTGAAGCTGCTGCGAGAAGCGGAGCAGTACAAGTACACGGCCGACGAAGTCCAAGCGGCTCTGGCCCACTGCAAAGACGCCAACCCGATCGATTGGTTGCGCCAGAACTGGGACGCGACCATCGCCAGCGTGCAGACGCTGGCGACCCAGATGGGCCGCGAGGGGCCCATGAACATCGTCGGGACGGTCTCCGAGGAGGAGGCCAGAGCCGCGTTGAGACTCCACAAGGGTAACTTGTGGCCGGCCGTGACCGACTGCGTCGAGCAGAGACAACGAAAG TACGCGGAGCTGGCGGCGAGGGGCGAGTTCAGCCGCGAGGACATCTTGACGGTGTTGACGGCGAATCACGGTGACTTGGAGGCGGCGTTCAACGAACTGAGCAAGACTCAGTTGAAACCGTTTTTGATGAGGATTTGGGGACCGCCGGTCGGGACGGAAAACGAGGCAGGTAATCAGGGGGCGACGCTGGAAAAGATCAGGGGCGAAG ATGTGGAGAACCAGCGCGCCGACAAGGAGATGGCCAAAGCG AGACAGGCACGTCGGTTCCTCGCCGAGGGCCAAGTCAAGAACTACCAACAAGCCGAGCTCGCTGTCAGTCTGATGGCGCTCAAATTCTCCGCAGAAGAGGCGCTGGAAGCGGTACACGACTGCCAAACTCTAGACGCTGCCATAGCGTACTTGCAGCAAGACTGCGAGTTGTGCGCGGGGAAGTACCCAGTCAACCAG ATCGTTTCCATGTTGAAATGCACGCACCGATGCTGCCAAGAGTGCGCCAAAAACTACTTCACGGTTCAAGTGACCGACAGGACCATCATGGACTGTTCTTGTCCTTTCTGCAAACAACCGGAACTGACCAGCAGCGAGATTTCCGAAGACGAAGTGTCCGACTATTTCGGTAATTTGGACATTCTGCTGAAAGGGATTTTGGACGCGACCGTGCACGAGCTCTTCCAGAGGAAATTGCGCGATCGTACTTTGATGCAAGATCCAAACTTCAAGTGGTGCGTCAAG TGTTCGTCGGGTTTCATCGCAAATCCGCGCCAAAGAAGACTGATTTGTCCCGACTGCAAGACCATGACTTGTGCCAACTGTCGCAGAACG TGGGAGAAACAGCACGAAGGAATCTCCTGTGAGAAGTTCGCCGAGTGGAAGGACGCCAACGACCCCGAGAACCAAGCCACCGCCGTGGCCAAGCACCTCGCCGAGAACGGCATCGACTGCCCTAAGTGCAAGTTCAGATACTCCCTCGCCAGAGGGGGCTGCATGCATTTCACTTGCACCCAATGCAAGCACGAGTTCTGTTATGGGTGCGGCAAGCCGTTCATGATGGGGGCCAAGTGCGGGGTGAGCCAGTACTGCGGCAAGTTGGGATTGCACGCGCACCACCCCCGCAACTGCCTCTTCTACTTGCGGGACAAGGAGCCGGCGGAGCTGCAAAGACTGTTGAAG GAGCACAAAATCCCGTTCGACACGGAGAAGAAAGAGGAgaacgccgccgccgccgccaagTGTCCGGTCCCGCTGCAGCGGGAGACCCCCAACGGCCTGATCGACACCGTGTGCAACAACGAAGTGACCCCCGGCCAGGGCGGCCTGTGCAG GCTGCATTACGTCGAGTATTTAGTTGGGCTCATTGGCAGACACAAACTGGACCCGGTCACAATCCTGGACTTGGTGGAGGTCGGTCAGGAGTTGAGGAGACGTGGCAAAGAGTTGCCAGAAAGGTCTGCCTCTTGCAACGACCAGGAGTACAGATTGATTTGCGTCAAG attgtgAAGGAACAAATTCCATTGGATTGA